One Gimesia sp. DNA segment encodes these proteins:
- a CDS encoding FixH family protein, whose protein sequence is MSDSRPVTNEPENIENDESAETLARWKWGGVILGFLGLQIVLSGVAVFLATSDPSNVIVEGYYEQAISWDQQRERQAASDALGWTTRLDLGKPQGLMGERLLTIQLAGPDGKPVSGCQLSGEIFHHARGGDVFKLRFKEQGPGNYTAVAPLQRSGLWELSLKTAGDPRHFQEKKQFRLKDSGEFQAVATTPANNSRNHQL, encoded by the coding sequence ATGTCAGATTCTCGGCCCGTAACCAACGAACCCGAAAACATTGAGAATGACGAGTCCGCAGAAACCCTGGCCCGCTGGAAGTGGGGCGGCGTTATCTTGGGTTTCCTCGGTCTGCAGATCGTGCTCTCGGGCGTTGCTGTGTTCCTGGCGACCAGCGATCCTTCGAATGTGATTGTCGAAGGCTACTACGAACAAGCCATCTCCTGGGATCAACAGCGGGAGCGCCAGGCAGCCAGTGATGCCCTGGGGTGGACGACGCGTCTTGACCTGGGCAAACCGCAGGGACTGATGGGCGAACGGCTGCTGACCATCCAGTTGGCAGGACCAGACGGCAAGCCCGTCAGCGGCTGTCAGTTGAGTGGAGAGATTTTTCACCACGCACGAGGCGGCGATGTCTTCAAGCTCCGTTTTAAAGAACAGGGGCCCGGCAACTACACGGCCGTCGCGCCGCTGCAGCGTTCCGGACTGTGGGAACTCTCATTGAAGACCGCCGGGGACCCCCGTCATTTCCAGGAGAAGAAACAGTTTCGTCTGAAAGATTCGGGAGAATTTCAGGCCGTAGCGACTACACCTGCCAACAACTCAAGAAATCACCAACTTTAA